The following proteins are co-located in the Tetrapisispora phaffii CBS 4417 chromosome 4, complete genome genome:
- the CPR6 gene encoding peptidylprolyl isomerase CPR6 (similar to Saccharomyces cerevisiae CPR6 (YLR216C); ancestral locus Anc_7.313): MTRQKTYFNISINNKPKGKIVFELYNDIAPKTVENFVTLSNEGNGLKCKSNPDVPLCYKGSIFHRVIKDFMLQFGDFTNFDGTGGESIYGEKFEDENFTVKHDKPFLLSMANAGPNTNGSQCFITTVPTPHLDGKHVVFGEVIEGKRIVRLIENLQCDQENNKPLYDVKIDECGILPNDYEVPENAEETPMDQYGDNYEDSLKNDQKVDINDYDSVYKAIEFVKNIGTEQFKLKELEVALEKYEKCNKFLKEYYPDDLEEDQLKAIQQLKISIPLNIALCALKLKNYRRVLVAASEILYAEGADDKSKAKALYRRGMAYYYMNDTDMALADLEMATTFQQNDPAILKAIQDTKNKRKAENNKQKKSLSKMFS; this comes from the coding sequence atgACTAGACAGAAGACTTATTTCAACATTtccattaataataaaccaaAGGGTAAAattgtatttgaattatacAATGATATTGCTCCAAAGACCGTTGAGAACTTTGTTACTCTATCCAACGAAGGTAACGGCTTGAAGTGCAAATCAAACCCAGATGTTCCACTATGTTACAAAGGATCAATCTTTCATAGAGTGATTAAGGATTTCATGTTGCAATTTGGTGATTTTACAAATTTCGATGGTACTGGTGGTGAAAGTATTTATGGTGAGAAATTCgaagatgaaaattttaCTGTTAAACACGACAAACCATTCTTATTATCAATGGCTAATGCTGGTCCAAACACTAACGGTTCTCAGTGTTTTATCACAACTGTTCCAACTCCACATTTAGATGGTAAACATGTTGTCTTTGGTGAAGTCATCGAAGGTAAAAGAATCGTTAGGTTAATTGAAAACTTACAATGCGATCAAGAAAACAACAAACCATTGTATGACGTTAAAATCGATGAATGTGGCATTCTTCCAAATGATTACGAAGTTCCTGAAAATGCGGAAGAAACCCCAATGGATCAATACGGCGATAATTACGAGgattcattgaaaaatgatcAAAAAGTAGACATTAATGATTACGACTCAGTTTATAAAGCCattgaatttgttaaaaatattggtACAGAACAATTCAAATTGAAGGAATTGGAAGTTGCCCTTGAAAAGTAtgaaaaatgtaataaattCTTGAAAGAATATTACCCAGATGACCTAGAGGAAGACCAACTTAAAGCCATccaacaattgaaaatatcaataccATTGAACATAGCATTATGTGCATTGAAGTTAAAGAATTATAGAAGAGTTCTAGTAGCAGCCTCTGAAATCCTATATGCCGAAGGCGCAGATGACAAATCTAAGGCTAAAGCATTATACCGTCGTGGTATGGCATACTACTACATGAACGACACTGACATGGCATTGGCAGATTTAGAAATGGCAACCACATTCCAACAAAACGATCCAGCTATTTTGAAAGCAATCCAAGATACAAagaataaaagaaaagcaGAAAACAACAAGCAAAAGAAATCTCTATCTAAGATGTTCTCATAA
- the COP1 gene encoding coatomer subunit alpha (similar to Saccharomyces cerevisiae COP1 (YDL145C); ancestral locus Anc_7.322) produces MKLLTKFESKSTRAKGIAFHPSRPWVLVALFSSTIQLWDYRMGTLLHRFEDHDGPVRGIDFHPTQPLFVSAGDDYTIKVWSLETNKCLYTLEGHLDYVRTVFFHRELPWIISASDDQTIRIWNWQNRKEIACITGHNHFVMCAQFHPTEDLIVSASLDETVRVWDISKLREKHSAPGGANIPSTFEEKIAAQQNLLDGGFGDCTVKFILEGHTRGVNWASFHPTLPLIVSGGDDRQVKLWKMSATKAWELDSCRGHTNNVDSVIFHPTQNLIISVGEDKTLRIWDLDKRVPVKQFKRENDRFWLIAAHPNINLFGAAHDSGIMIFKLDRERPAFNIYQNNLFYVNNEKQLQTFDYNNKVSSLPYVSLKKLGETWVAFRSISYNPSQHSVLVNQGDDHYSLVVLPKQPTGPVDPTSVVDGDGLFAQFVARNRFATYNKKNNVIEIRSLDNKVTKSINIDSSVRDMAYGGPGMLLVLQAKAVTLLDVQQGKPVASIPLKNVKYISWSPDGQYLALISKHTISITNKKLQMVYTRHETIRVKSIAWDETNVLIYSTLNHIKYLLLNGDLGIIKTLEKTLYITRVQGKLLYTLNRDGEVQILSIDPTEYRFKKALTNGNYPEVMRIIKNSNLVGQNIISYLQKSGHPDVALQFVQDPQTRFDLSVEYGNLDVALTEAKKLDNSSTWTRLRTEAMTQGNIKIVELVDQTLRSFDQLSFLYLIGGERTKLSKMESVAQSRNDISSSILNSVYNNSITHRSNIFANAGSLPLAYAVAKANGDEDAAAAYLEQAGIDEQDVTLPDVMNPSNFVKEPVIQPMESWPLNEAELSYFEKAVLGQIEDLSLDEPVEDESVSRSHVQGEDAFFDDEDAAEGEDAWDMGDDDLDIDETSVIAPTAVEDQAAVVSTPGLDQETSIWVKNSKLPAVLAASGAFDAAGHALNKQVGIVNFEPLRKYFVEIYEGSRTYMISEPSELPSIQGHIRAFADEPQEAEILPYIPGVDVVTAKMNEGFKHFKANKLTEAIESFRSAIYHIVLLVVYNEEDEKFARSTLEKAREYILGLSIELARRALPEDDIKRNLELAAYFTKAKLAPAHHSNALQVAMSQNFKNKNFVQASYFAGKFLQIMDSGPRAEQAKKIKDKSDSLANDAVEIDFDPYAEFDICASSYTPIYKGEPSVQDPLTGAKYHSSEKDNIDKIALISKVGTPASGLRILI; encoded by the coding sequence ATGAAATTGTTAACAAAATTCGAATCGAAATCTACTAGAGCTAAGGGGATTGCTTTCCATCCTTCTAGACCATGGGTGTTAGTGGCTTTATTCTCTTCTACAATCCAATTATGGGATTATAGAATGGGTACGTTATTGCACAGGTTTGAAGATCATGACGGTCCAGTTAGAGGCATCGACTTCCATCCAACACAACCTCTGTTCGTTTCTGCTGGTGACGATTACACAATCAAGGTCTGGTCATTGGAGACAAACAAATGTCTATACACTTTAGAAGGTCATTTGGATTATGTTCGTACCGTTTTTTTTCACAGAGAATTGCCATGGATTATTTCTGCCTCCGATGATCAAACTATTAGAATATGGAACTGGCAAAACCGTAAGGAAATTGCTTGTATCACTGGTCACAACCATTTTGTCATGTGTGCTCAATTCCATCCAACTGAAGATTTGATTGTTTCTGCATCATTGGATGAAACTGTCAGAGTCTGGGATATCTCAAAATTGAGAGAAAAACATTCTGCTCCAGGTGGTGCCAACATTCCAAGCacttttgaagaaaaaattgcTGCTCAACAAAACTTACTCGATGGTGGATTTGGCGACTGTACCGTCAAATTTATTCTAGAAGGTCACACAAGAGGTGTTAACTGGGCTTCTTTCCATCCAACTTTACCACTGATTGTATCCGGTGGTGATGACCGTCAAGTTAAATTATGGAAAATGAGTGCCACTAAAGCTTGGGAACTGGATTCTTGTAGAGGCCATACCAATAATGTCGATAGTGTTATTTTCCATCCAACTCAAAACTTAATAATATCTGTTGGCGAAGATAAAACTTTAAGAATTTGGGACTTAGACAAGAGAGTCCCAGTTAAACAATTCAAGAGAGAAAATGATAGATTTTGGTTAATTGCTGCACACCCAAACATTAACTTATTTGGTGCCGCACATGACTCCGGTATCATGATCTTTAAATTAGATCGTGAAAGACCAGCGTTTAACATTTACCAAAATAACTTATTCTACGTTAATAACGAAAAACAATTACAGACTTTCGACTATAACAATAAAGTCTCTTCCTTACCTTATGTTTCCTTAAAGAAATTAGGTGAAACCTGGGTTGCGTTTAGAAGTATTTCATATAATCCTTCACAACATTCCGTCCTAGTTAACCAAGGTGATGACCATTACAGTCTAGTTGTTTTACCAAAACAACCAACTGGTCCAGTTGACCCAACTAGTGTTGTCGATGGCGATGGTTTATTTGCTCAATTTGTTGCTCGTAACAGATTTGCTACTTACAACAAGAAGAACAATGTCATAGAAATTCGTTCTTTAGATAACAAGGTTACCAAGTCCATCAATATTGACAGTTCTGTCAGAGATATGGCTTATGGTGGCCCAGGTATGCTATTGGTACTACAAGCTAAGGCCGTTACATTGTTAGATGTTCAACAAGGTAAGCCAGTTGCTTCAATTCCTTTAAAGAATGTTAAATACATTTCTTGGTCTCCAGATGGTCAATACTTAGCTCTTATTAGCAAGCATACCATCTCTATTACCAACAAAAAGTTACAAATGGTTTACACAAGACATGAGACTATTCGTGTCAAGAGTATTGCTTGGGATGAAACTAATGTTTTGATTTACTCTACATTGAACCATATTAAATACTTATTGTTAAATGGTGATTTAGGTATTATCAAGACTTTAGAAAaaactttatatatcaCTAGAGTCCAAGGTAAATTATTGTACACTTTAAACCGTGATGGTGAAGttcaaattttatcaattgatcCAACTGAATACCGTTTCAAGAAGGCTTTAACAAACGGTAACTATCCTGAAGTTATGCGTATAATTAAGAACTCCAATTTAGTGGgtcaaaatattatttcttacCTACAGAAATCTGGTCATCCAGATGTTGCTTTGCAATTTGTTCAAGACCCACAAACTAGATTCGACTTATCTGTTGAATATGGTAATTTGGATGTTGCACTAACTGAAGCTAAGAAACTAGATAACTCCAGTACTTGGACTAGATTAAGAACAGAAGCTATGACCCAAGGTAATATAAAGATTGTTGAATTAGTCGATCAAACTTTAAGATCATTTGATCAATTATCTTTCTTATATTTGATTGGCGGTGAAAGAACTAAATTATCAAAGATGGAAAGTGTTGCACAAAGTAGAAACGATATTTCTAGTTCCATCTTAAACAGTGTTTATAACAATTCGATTACTCACAGATCAAACATTTTTGCTAATGCTGGTTCGTTGCCTCTAGCTTATGCTGTTGCTAAGGCAAATGGTGATGAGGATGCTGCCGCTGCTTACCTAGAACAAGCTGGCATTGACGAACAAGACGTTACTTTACCTGATGTAATGAATCCATCTAATTTCGTTAAAGAGCCTGTTATTCAACCAATGGAAAGCTGGCCATTAAATGAAGCGGAATTATCCTATTTCGAAAAGGCTGTTTTAGGTcaaattgaagatttaaGCTTGGATGAACCTGTCGAAGATGAAAGCGTTTCCAGATCGCATGTGCAAGGTGAAGATGCCTTCTTCGACGACGAAGATGCTGCCGAAGGCGAAGATGCATGGGACATGGGTGATGACGATTTAGATATCGATGAAACTTCAGTTATTGCACCAACTGCTGTCGAAGATCAAGCTGCTGTCGTTTCTACTCCAGGCTTAGATCAAGAGACTTCTATTTGGGTCAAGAACTCTAAATTACCAGCAGTTTTAGCTGCTTCTGGTGCTTTCGATGCCGCTGGCCATGCTTTAAATAAACAAGTCGGTATTGTTAACTTCGAACCTCTAAGAAAATACTTTGTTGAAATTTATGAAGGTAGCAGAACCTATATGATTTCTGAACCATCTGAATTACCCAGTATCCAAGGTCATATTCGTGCTTTTGCTGATGAACCACAAGAAGCTGAAATTTTGCCTTACATTCCAGGTGTTGATGTTGTCACTGCCAAGATGAATGAAGGTTTTAAACATTTCAAGGCCAACAAATTGACCGAAGCTATTGAATCGTTCCGTTCAGCTATTTATCACATCGTCTTGTTAGTTGTATACAATGAAGAGGATGAAAAGTTTGCTCGCAGCACCTTAGAAAAAGCTAgagaatatattttagGTCTATCGATCGAATTAGCTCGCCGTGCCCTACCTGAAGATGATATTAAACGTAACCTAGAACTGGCTGCTTACTTCACGAAGGCCAAGTTAGCTCCAGCCCATCACAGTAACGCTCTACAAGTTGCAATGTCTCAAAACTTCAAGAATAAGAACTTTGTACAAGCTTCTTACTTCGCTGGTAAGTTCCTACAAATCATGGACTCGGGTCCAAGAGCTGAGCAAGCCAAAAAAATCAAGGATAAATCTGATTCCTTAGCTAATGATGCTGTTGAAATCGATTTCGATCCGTATGCTGAGTTTGACATCTGTGCTTCATCTTACACTCCAATATATAAAGGTGAACCTAGCGTTCAAGATCCATTAACTGGTGCTAAATATCACAGTTCTGAAAAGGACAATATCGATAAAATTGCCTTAATCTCTAAAGTTGGTACTCCAGCCTCCGGTTTGagaattttaatttaa
- the TPHA0D04480 gene encoding uncharacterized protein (similar to Saccharomyces cerevisiae SEC31 (YDL195W); ancestral locus Anc_7.310) encodes MVKVAEYDNGSIFGWSSDVTPYLATGAGSSDYDTFNTSSQVNENQPTLKLWSLISSKSDIPVLSIDVDSTFNDLSWSIDNEMIAGAMQNGTIQLFKTDKKESLEKIGSFEDEAQDITIIKFNNKQNNVLLSGSSTGKILVWDTNYLNNLSYKPITPGSGTLAAKHSSDSKKLGITSIAWNHSLSHVFASAASTSYASVWDLKANREVLKLSYTPTTIREPVQMTVVEWNPKNSTKVATAGYSSDENSSAIYIWDLRKANTPTSVLSNDKSDGHRHPITSLDWCRTDPRFLISSCKDDFSINLWNPQSGEILSGYSVSGLNSENDVVSKPMAVRMAPKFPELVAYSTKESKVLVRTFQDYTTTLDHEKEESLENKSEDVFWNEVSNIQIKHPINKPHIYKILAPEWKTNKKPLVKWGFGNKLVTLTGNGKGIKIMRAQIKGCFQENTLLADAIDSKDFNAIINKRLAKSSNDDNEEDWNLIDRLALDGKEEILIESIAYDDDTSENESQNEDTDFFATLENSYQPSGAFILSDGVEKEIAKYVSKNNYHAAIKTALANNLHMEAMCIAMNSQNSNLINLVNKTFFSSYGEEKSLVRFMYSKVNNSLDDLVESLDVSQWKIAANTIVENSNDNIEIRNSYLAKLAAKLSLAGYRQDSIALYLSVNIVNEVSSLWSQEFDALERNMLNKSTNNSLTHTEFLDELIEKLVAISSSLGNDKIKITDDKVISKFLEYIDIACSNGSYAFAQKILSILPEDNEAIRNEKERVAMFLHNTLDNDFLETENEELPELFSKAGIHNSFAKLQSVSSSVDASFQNYSSNSSVTSNSFSAIVSNNANYMQNNQSYHNPAVATPISLNSSNNQSFSHNPYAPSSALQSMSPLTSVKNISGIKRMDSSQSLLSSHTYQSADLSFVSTPVLPLQGLVKPTATILSNNDTFHPNSDSAAPQKPAMTSGQAPRNNLQSNKGWNDLPMNIAEKVTRAKAVQVMPIQPIQSVGSFPLKRAQSNSLYLKSRTSSIASMNGINPPPPKNLSRKPSIINQPKIVTAVSSNPYAPATSAHARTQSNLTGIPINSNNSNNPYAPTSGIEPPQFSNLVPAAPQVLRDNFNGSLVGENIITPASMSMNPYAPSQPDGALQNSFHMNSKNGIPGDNQTQPVAAKQGQEVTAGPPPPSFNRKFSKQSAKDISNTPNSSNVSLMSQYDKSSSEITRGSAVDAVNEFKPVSMDDSKQLAYNGIQPEQEQEIIKYFREELQRVSPLLPQEYSKQLKDCKKRLQILFQHIEKHTLITPLVMSKIYHIVELMKAHNFDEALEIQKDILQNHSEEAGNWLTGVKRIVAISKATT; translated from the coding sequence atggttAAAGTTGCAGAATATGATAACGGTTCAATATTTGGATGGTCATCTGATGTCACACCATATTTAGCAACCGGTGCTGGTTCCTCAGATTATGACACTTTTAACACAAGCTCCCAAGTGAATGAAAATCAACCAACTTTAAAATTGTGGTCTTTGATTTCTTCCAAAAGTGATATTCCAGTTCTTTCCATAGATGTGGACTCGACTTTCAATGATTTATCATGGTCTATTGACAATGAAATGATTGCAGGTGCTATGCAAAATGGTACTATTCAACTTTTTAAAACTGATAAAAAAGAATCGCTAGAAAAAATAGGatcttttgaagatgaagcCCAAGATATCAccatcattaaatttaataataaacaaaataacGTTTTATTATCTGGTAGTTCAACTGGTAAAATTTTAGTATGGGATACTAATTATCTTAATAATTTGTCATACAAACCTATAACACCGGGATCAGGTACTTTAGCAGCTAAACACTCTTCTGATTCTAAAAAGTTAGGGATTACCTCAATAGCCTGGAATCACTCATTATCTCATGTATTCGCCTCTGCTGCTTCAACTTCATATGCATCTGTTTGGGATTTAAAAGCTAATAGAgaagttttaaaattatcttaCACCCCAACTACTATACGTGAACCAGTGCAAATGACTGTTGTTGAATGGAACCCTAAAAATTCAACCAAAGTAGCTACAGCAGGTTATTCTTCAGACGAAAATTCGTCTGCTATTTACATTTGGGATTTAAGAAAGGCAAATACACCAACCTCGGTTTTATCTAATGATAAGTCAGACGGCCATAGACATCCAATCACTTCTCTTGATTGGTGTAGAACAGATCCAAgatttttgatttcatcATGTAAAGATGatttttctattaattTATGGAACCCACAGTCCGGAGAAATTTTATCCGGATACTCTGTTTCAGGTTTGAATTCAGAAAATGATGTTGTTAGTAAGCCAATGGCTGTTAGAATGGCTCCTAAGTTCCCTGAGTTGGTTGCTTATTCTACCAAGGAATCAAAAGTATTGGTTAGAACATTTCAAGATTATACCACTACTTTGGATCATGAAAAGGAGGAATCTTTAGAGAACAAGTCTGAAGATGTGTTTTGGAATGAagtttcaaatattcaaataaagcATCCAATAAATAAGCcacatatttataaaattcttGCTCCAGAGTGGAAAACCAATAAAAAACCATTGGTTAAATGGGGTTTTGGTAATAAATTAGTTACTTTAACGGGCAATGGTAAAGgaataaagataatgaGAGCACAAATTAAAGGTTGCTTTCAAGAGAACACATTGTTAGCCGATGCCATTGattcaaaagattttaatgcaattattaataaaaggTTGGCTAAATCAAGTAATGATGATAACGAAGAGGATTGGAATCTAATAGATAGATTGGCATTAGATGgtaaagaagaaattttgATAGAATCAATTGCATATGATGATGATACTTCTGAAAACGAGTCCCAAAACGAAGATACTGACTTCTTCGCAACTTTAGAAAATTCATATCAACCAAGCGGAGcttttatattatcagACGGTGTTGAGAAAGAAATTGCAAAGTAtgtatcaaaaaataattatcatGCAGCTATTAAAACTGCTTTGGCAAATAATTTACATATGGAAGCCATGTGTATTGCTATGAATAGTCAAAATagtaatttaataaatctgGTTAACAAAACTTTCTTCTCCAGCTACGGTGAAGAAAAATCTCTGGTCAGATTCATGTATTCTAAAGTCAACAATTCATTAGATGACTTAGTTGAAAGCTTAGATGTTTCACAATGGAAAATTGCTGCCAATACGATTGtagaaaattcaaatgaCAATATAGAAATTAGAAACTCTTACTTGGCAAAGCTAGCAGCTAAGCTATCTTTAGCTGGCTATAGACAAGATTCTATTGCTTTGTACTTATCTGTGAATATAGTTAATGAAGTATCAAGTTTGTGGTCCCAAGAATTCGATGCTCTGGAGAGAAATATGCTAAATAAATCTACTAATAACAGTTTAACGCATACAGAATTTTTAGATGAATTAATTGAGAAATTAGTAGCGATTTCAAGTTCATTAGgtaatgataaaattaaaataacgGATGACAAAGtcatttcaaaatttctagaatatatagatattgCGTGTTCGAACGGTTCTTATGCTTTTGctcaaaaaattttatcaattttaccAGAGGACAATGAAGCTattagaaatgaaaaagaaCGTGTTGCTATGTTTTTGCATAATACTCTAGATAATGACTTCTTAGAAactgaaaatgaagagTTACCTGAACTATTCTCTAAAGCGGGCATTCACAATTCTTTTGCAAAGCTACAAAGCGTTTCAAGTTCAGTTGATGCaagttttcaaaattattctTCTAACAGTTCTGTGACTTCAAATTCATTCTCTGCCATTGTTAGTAACAATGCTAATTATATGCAAAACAACCAATCCTATCACAATCCAGCTGTCGCAACTCCAATTAGCTTGAATAGTTCAAATAACCAAAGCTTTTCTCATAATCCGTATGCTCCATCGTCAGCGTTGCAATCAATGTCACCACTTACATCcgttaaaaatatatcagGCATAAAGAGAATGGATTCCTCCCAAAGTCTTTTGTCATCCCACACTTATCAATCAGCAGACTTGTCATTTGTTTCTACTCCTGTTTTACCGTTGCAAGGCTTAGTTAAGCCAACTGCAACTATCTTATCAAACAATGATACTTTTCATCCTAATTCTGATAGTGCTGCTCCTCAAAAGCCAGCCATGACATCTGGTCAAGCACCAAGGAACAATTTGCAATCGAATAAGGGTTGGAACGACTTACCAATGAATATTGCAGAAAAGGTTACAAGGGCAAAAGCTGTTCAAGTTATGCCTATTCAACCTATCCAATCAGTTGGGAGTTTCCCATTAAAGAGAGCGCAATCGAATTCTCTTTACCTGAAATCCAGAACTAGCTCCATTGCTTCTATGAATGGTATTAATCCTCCACCGCCAAAGAACCTTTCCAGAAAACCATCCATTATCAATCAACCAAAAATAGTTACTGCAGTATCGTCGAATCCTTACGCACCAGCTACATCTGCTCATGCAAGGACACAGAGCAACTTAACTGGAATCCCAattaattctaataattctaataaCCCTTATGCCCCTACAAGCGGTATTGAACCACCACAATTCTCTAATCTAGTTCCAGCGGCACCTCAGGTCTTGCgtgataattttaatggTTCTCTTGTAGgagaaaatataattactCCTGCTAGCATGTCAATGAACCCATACGCTCCATCTCAACCAGATGGCGCTTTACAAAATAGTTTTCATATGAATAGCAAGAATGGTATACCAGGAGATAATCAAACACAGCCGGTTGCAGCTAAACAAGGTCAGGAAGTGACCGCTGGCCCTCCCCCACCATCTTTTAACAGGAAGTTCTCTAAACAATCTGCTAAAGATATCAGTAACACTCCTAATTCCAGTAATGTATCACTCATGTCTCAATATGATAAATCTTCTAGCGAAATTACTCGTGGTTCTGCTGTTGATGCAGTAAATGAGTTTAAACCAGTTTCCATGGATGATTCAAAACAGTTGGCTTACAATGGAATTCAACCTGAACAAGAGCAAGAGATTATTAAATACTTCCGTGAAGAATTACAACGTGTCTCGCCATTACTACCGCAAGAATATTCTAAACAACTGAAAGATTGCAAAAAAAGATTGCAAATATTATTCCAACATATTGAAAAACATACTTTAATCACACCATTAGTCATGTCAAAGATTTACCATATTGTTGAATTGATGAAAGCACATAACTTTGATGAAGCCTTAGAGATacaaaaagatattttacaaaatcaCTCCGAGGAGGCTGGTAATTGGTTAACAGGTGTTAAAAGAATTGTTGCCATTTCTAAAGCTACCACTTAA
- the TUB4 gene encoding gamma-tubulin (similar to Saccharomyces cerevisiae TUB4 (YLR212C); ancestral locus Anc_7.323): protein MAGEIITIQIGQCGNQVGKHFWNQLSKEHGIDRDGSCKFDDDPQKNIRDDDTNPFFKKNDSHRYTPRALLFDMEPGAVQDVTNTFPNFFDPRNVSVSRDELGAGNSWSKGYDYGVSNQDELLNIIDKEIDNTENFEGFQLIHSVAGGTGSGLGSNLLELISDRYHKKFISTYSVFPSDESEVVVQPYNTLLTLRRLAENSDASIVFDNNALLNLSSQVFKDPNTSYIHTNQLISSTMSSITNTIRFPSYMYNSMSSIFSTLVPTPDLHFLLPGFTPFTSDYVNNGKDYKRNTAYDVILDLFDKSNSLVSSRVDNPTYFNIYTSLIGSTEQNDISRAILKLQSRINFAPWSSTSIHVNVGRRSSFLPQPEQAVNGFGNRNYVNGMMLANSTSILSVFERTVRTFDKIFAKGAFLNTFRNGKMFQNDWDEFSECREVAQNLINSYSTAEQENYLDDILIEEENIIGNAEAENDIGLDSNII, encoded by the coding sequence ATGGCAGGTGAAATTATTACTATACAAATCGGACAATGTGGTAACCAGGTAGGTAAACACTTCTGGAACCAGTTATCAAAAGAACACGGAATTGACAGGGATGGCAGTTGTAAATTTGATGATGATCCACAAAAGAATATTAGAGATGATGATACAAACCCAttttttaagaaaaatgaTTCTCACAGATATACACCAAGagcattattatttgatatggAACCAGGTGCTGTTCAGGACGTTACTAATACCTTCccaaatttttttgatccTAGAAATGTGAGTGTTTCTCGTGATGAGTTGGGTGCTGGTAATTCATGGTCGAAAGGTTACGATTATGGTGTATCTAATCAAGACgaacttttaaatataattgataaagaaattgacAATACAGAAAATTTTGAAggttttcaattgattcaTTCTGTTGCAGGTGGCACAGGGTCCGGGTTGGGTTCAAATCTCCTAGAACTGATCTCTGATAGATACCACAAGAAGTTTATATCCACTTACTCTGTGTTTCCAAGTGATGAGTCTGAAGTCGTTGTTCAACCATACAATACTTTACTGACCTTAAGAAGACTTGCCGAAAATAGTGATGCCTCTATTGTTTTTGACAACAATGCTTTACTAAACCTATCATCTCAAGTTTTCAAAGATCCAAATACAAGCTATATTCATacaaatcaattaatttcttcGACAATGTCATCTATAACAAACACCATACGATTCCCAAGTTATATGTACAATTCTATGTCTTCAATATTCTCCACGTTAGTACCAACTCCAGATTTACATTTCCTGTTACCTGGTTTTACCCCATTTACAAGTGATTACGTCAATAATGGAAAAGattataaaagaaacacAGCATACGATGTCATATTAGATTTATTTGACAAATCCAACTCTTTAGTGTCTAGCAGAGTGGACAATCCAACAtactttaatatatatacttcaCTAATTGGATCAACAGAGCAAAATGACATATCCAGAGCGATTTTGAAACTACAATCACGTATTAATTTTGCTCCATGGTCATCAACATCAATTCATGTAAACGTCGGAAGGAGATCTTCATTTTTGCCTCAACCAGAACAAGCAGTCAACGGATTTGGTAATCGTAACTATGTAAATGGTATGATGCTAGCAAATTCCACTAGCATTCTATCTGTTTTTGAAAGAACAGTAAGAACATTCGATAAAATATTTGCAAAAGGAGCATTTTTAAACACATTCAGAAACGGtaaaatgtttcaaaatgaTTGGGATGAATTTAGTGAATGTAGAGAAGTGGCACAGAACTTAATCAATTCATACTCCACAGCCGAACAAGAGAATTACCTAGATGATATACtaattgaagaagagaaTATTATAGGAAATGCAGAAGCTGAGAACGACATTGGCTTAGATAGTAACATTATATAA